The following is a genomic window from Sphingobacterium spiritivorum.
ATATTAGCACGGTTAATACGTGCATACGAACCGGCCAGCTTATCCTTTGTCTTATCAGTAAGGGCTACAGCAAGATCCGTATATTTCTTACTGAGTTCCAGTTTGTCGTCTTTCAGATAGACATAGCTCAATAAGATATACGTATTTGAAAGATCCTGATCCGGCACATTCTTTTTTGCAAACTGTATTGTTTTCAGCAGATACTGCACCGCCTGTTTGATGGCATCAGGCTTTCCGTTATCCAGTGCATCCTGACTGTATATATTTGAAATATTGTTATACAGATTGCCGATAGACTGATTGTCCCGGATCTGTTCGGCGAGCGTCAGACTCTCCTGATAGTAGCGTAAAGCTTGCTTGGTGTCTCCGCTTTTATTAAACACATTTCCGATGTTCATAAAAGCACGCACCATACCCTTTTTGTCACCTTTCGCTTCCCGGAGTTTTAATACCTTAAAATGAGTTTCAATACTCTTATCATACTCATTCAGTTTCAGATAAATAACACCGCTAAGGTTCAGAAAGTCCAGATCCAGGTCTTTTAACTTTCGCTCTTTTGTCAGCTGCATGCCCTTATTTGCCCATTCCTGAGCACGATTAGCATCCTGCAGATACGTTGTAGAAGCCAGCTTGTAATAATAAACGGCTTTTAAAGAATCGGAAGGTTCTTTATCAATCTTAGCCAATAGGCTGTCAGCTGCGGTTTGTTGTGCGAGCAATGGGTAAGGAACTACCAACAGAATAAACCATAACAAAAAGTAAAACACAAGTTTCATGAAGAATGAATTGGACGAATAACAGACGTCGTTTTTTATAGGTACTAGGTAACAATGTGATACAAATTTAAAAATACGATTGAAAAAAAAGAAATTTCAATAAAAGGTATACAACAACATCGGTAAAGAAGAGGATTATTCTGCTGCTCAATAGCCAAAATATTTTATTTTAAGACAGATAGAGATTCATCTCCAGTAAAACTATCCATTACCTGCATGACTGCCAGACCTTCAGCGGCACTGCAGGGATTCGTGTCTCTACCACCAAAATAATTTACCACCTCTTCGATCATAGGTTGCTGTACATGAGGTAAAGGCTCAAATTTAAACTCTTGCTCCCCATCGTTATTGGATAACCGTATAATACGCTGATCAAAAAACGAAAAGGATAGGCGCCCTTCTGAACCTATGATTTCGCATTCGTCCCGCTCTTCATATGTACTAAATGCCCATGTCCCCTGAAACACGACATCACTTTCAAATAAGATCTGTCCTGATACAATATCATGGGCCGGATATACTTTGGCCTGATTGTGAGAGATACCGCTGCTTGCTGTTACTTTACCGAAAAAATAATACATCAGATCGATCTGATGCGGTGCAATATCATGAAACAACCCCCCTCCGGATTGTTGCGGATCTATACGCCACTGCATCTTGGGCTGTTGCAACTGTTCTGCAGTCAGTGTCTTCTGAAAATAACGAACAGAAGCCAGTCTTGCGGTGCCGATAGCCCCATTATTTAGCAGCTCTTTTATTTTTCTGAAATAAGGCTGAGCCCTGCGGTAATGAGCAATCACCAGTTTGCGTCCGTATAACTGCTGAGCCTGTACCAGTTTTTCTGCTTCCGCACTGTTTAATGCCATAGGTTTTTCAACATACACATCCTTGCCGGCTTCCATAGCTGCTATCGCATACGCCACATGTGAATCCGGAGGAGTAGCGATATATACAGCATTCACATCCTTGTCCCCGATCAATGCCCGTCCATCCGTGTACCATCTTTGCACGCCATGTCTTTCGGCATAATCCTTAACTTTTTCTTCATTTCTGCGCATAACAGCGATCAGATCCGAATTTGCAACTTTCTTAAAGGCAGGTCCGCTCTTCACCTCCGTGACATCCCCCGCTCCGATCATACCCCAGTTGATCTGTATTGCCATGTACTTTATTTTTTAAATGAATTTCAGCAGATGATATCTAAATTCTTTTGCGACCCGACAGCTTACCAGTTGGGCGCCGTAAAAGTATCCTTCACCGGCACAAATATATAGTATGCCTTATAATAATCCGTATAATACTTATCCCTGATCTTCCCACCTCCATCTATAGTAGAGGAGACCTGTATCAATGTATCCTTTTTTACCGTAAAATAGGTATAATTAAACCGGGCCAAAGGGGTATTCATACGCTGTACTACTAACCTGTCCCCTTCTGTTCTGTAATAACTCTGAAAAAGCGTACGGCTTTTTTTTGCGATCTGATCCGCAATACTGTTATTAAATGCAGCTGCATAGGCACCTTTACGGGATATAGTATCTTCCGGATCCAGCACCATATTCACCTGACCTGCGGGATAAAATTTATAAATTTCTCTTTCCTTCGCTGTCACTGTTCTTTTAGTGTCACGCTGACTGGTCCATATTTCCTGCAGGACATACACTCCGTCTGTACGCAACATAGAGGTGTCGCTCAACCCAAAGTCCGGCTGGTAAAAAGAATAGTCTTTATTTTGATAAAATTTATACGAATTACAGGCCACAAACGCTGCACAGATAGATGCTACAACTATTGCAGTCATACTTTTCCGGGAATATAAAAGGTTCATATACGCATGTATTTAATGCATTAACAATTTTACAGAGCGTAAGTTTGCAGATATAGCATAAGCGCAATATACTGTCCGACATGAAAATACTGCTTATTATACAATCTTCCCTTATGATCGTTCATATTTTTACGATCAGCTCCTTAAAAAGCAAAAGATGATAAACATTTAAAGTTTTCTTACATTCGTATATTGATATAATTTCTCCGAAATGAAGAACAAAGCCAACGTCACAAATGCCAGTATTGATTCAGCAGGACTTCCAAAAGATTACCGCCAGGCAATTGCCGAGTATATCTGGAATGGATTTGATGCCAAAGCGACACATGTCAATCTGTATGCTGAAGCCAATGAACTGGGACATATTCAGCGTATAGTCATAGAGGACAATGGTGAGGGGATTCCTTTGGAAACTCTGAATATTTCTTTCGGAAATTTTCTGGATTCCCTTAAAAAGAAAAATATACAACGCTCCTCTTACACCCGGGGTAAAAAAGGAAAAGGTCGTTTTTCTTTTTCGTTGTTTGCGACCCGGGCGACCTGGCAGACCGTTTACCTTCACGAAGGAAGTCTTCTGGAATACAGTATTGTTATAGAACGCAATCAGAAAGACGAATATGAAGATATTAATAAAGTGATCTCCAAAGCTGCACATGCCGGTACAAAGGTGATTTTGGAGGGTGTATTCGGCATCACTGCAGCACAACTGAACAGTGCGGAATTTAACACGTTTCTGGCACAGGAATTTGGCTGGTTTTTATTGTTAAATAAGGACCTGGGATTCAACCTGTCTGTCTCTGACGAACCGCTGGCCTATGAGCAGCTCATCTTGGAAAAAGATGCTGTTGTATGGACTATAGCTGATCATCAGGAGCAGGTCTACCCTTTCCGCATCAACTATATCCGCTGGGGAGACAGCATCGGTGACCGCTACTATTACTATTTTCTGAATAAGGATAAAGTAGAGATCGCAAAGGAACTGACCAGCTACAATAACAATGCGATAGATTTTCATCA
Proteins encoded in this region:
- a CDS encoding Gfo/Idh/MocA family protein, with amino-acid sequence MAIQINWGMIGAGDVTEVKSGPAFKKVANSDLIAVMRRNEEKVKDYAERHGVQRWYTDGRALIGDKDVNAVYIATPPDSHVAYAIAAMEAGKDVYVEKPMALNSAEAEKLVQAQQLYGRKLVIAHYRRAQPYFRKIKELLNNGAIGTARLASVRYFQKTLTAEQLQQPKMQWRIDPQQSGGGLFHDIAPHQIDLMYYFFGKVTASSGISHNQAKVYPAHDIVSGQILFESDVVFQGTWAFSTYEERDECEIIGSEGRLSFSFFDQRIIRLSNNDGEQEFKFEPLPHVQQPMIEEVVNYFGGRDTNPCSAAEGLAVMQVMDSFTGDESLSVLK
- a CDS encoding ATP-binding protein — translated: MKNKANVTNASIDSAGLPKDYRQAIAEYIWNGFDAKATHVNLYAEANELGHIQRIVIEDNGEGIPLETLNISFGNFLDSLKKKNIQRSSYTRGKKGKGRFSFSLFATRATWQTVYLHEGSLLEYSIVIERNQKDEYEDINKVISKAAHAGTKVILEGVFGITAAQLNSAEFNTFLAQEFGWFLLLNKDLGFNLSVSDEPLAYEQLILEKDAVVWTIADHQEQVYPFRINYIRWGDSIGDRYYYYFLNKDKVEIAKELTSYNNNAIDFHHSVYIESPFFDSFERESLADGEQDNLFSQLNHHIVYRKLNSDLKEFLYRKQKKYIKEKGAATYLADIEQKAVLPVFSYDEQNQKQDLLQVIKELYCIQPKIFMGIKAETEKTLIGLLHLLLSSPQRENILPLMEQLTPLTEEEHKLLSKVLKRS